A segment of the Actinomycetes bacterium genome:
GGTTCCATCCAATGAGCGGCTCGAGTTCCTCGGCGACTCGGTCCTCGGTGTCGCCATCACCGACAACCTCTACGGCGCCTACGACGACGAGCCCGAAGGCGTGCTCGCTCGTCGCCGCGCCGAATTGGTCAACACGGTGATGCTCGCCGAGATCGCACGCGAGGTCGGCCTCGGAGAGGCCATCAAGCTCGGCAAGGGCGAAGAGAGCACCGGCGGCCGCGACAAGCCGTCCATCCTCGCTGACGCCCTGGAAGCGGTGTTCGGCGCGGTGTTCCTCGACGGTGGTTTCGGCGCGTCGCGGCAACTCATCGTCGACCTCTACGAGGACCGCCTGCTGGAAGTCGCTGAAGGTGCGTTCATGACCGACCACAAGTCACGCCTTCAGGAGCTCTCGGCACAGCGCTTCGGCGAGCTGCCCAACTACGAGTTGAGCGGGTCAGGCCCGGAGCATGCCAAGGTCTTCACCGCTTCGGTCACCGTCCACGGTGACGAACTGGGAACCGGTGAGGGTCGAACGAAGAAGGAAGCCGAACAGGCCGCCGCTGCGGAGGCGTACGACCGCCTCGAGACCGATGGAGCTGCCGGCGCGACCGAGTCCGGCAGCACAACTGCCACGAACACTGGAGACCCCCAAGATGGCTGAGCTACCCGAGATCGAACTTCTGAGGCGCGAGCTCGATCGTGAGGTCGGCGACCGCAAGGTCAAGAAGATCGAGGTACCCGTCGCCGGGGTGCTCTCAGGTATCACCCGAAAGACGCTCCCGGGCGAGATCGAAGGCCTCAAGGGCAGCGGGGTGGTGCGCCACGGGATGATGATCGGGCTGGGCTATGCCAAGACCCACGAGCTGCTCATCACGCTCGGCCCCGACTCCAGCCTGCGCCGCAACAAGGAGAAGGACGATGTCGAGAAGGGCACTGCGCTGATCGTCAGCTTCACCCAGGGCGGGCAGCTCCGCCTGCTCGATCCGAAG
Coding sequences within it:
- the rnc gene encoding ribonuclease III produces the protein MPSTTSSHGSETTPPTAATPPDSLGYDFDDPSLLELALRHRSWCAENGGVPSNERLEFLGDSVLGVAITDNLYGAYDDEPEGVLARRRAELVNTVMLAEIAREVGLGEAIKLGKGEESTGGRDKPSILADALEAVFGAVFLDGGFGASRQLIVDLYEDRLLEVAEGAFMTDHKSRLQELSAQRFGELPNYELSGSGPEHAKVFTASVTVHGDELGTGEGRTKKEAEQAAAAEAYDRLETDGAAGATESGSTTATNTGDPQDG